GAGATGATTATCGGTTGGAACATAGGTGGATGACGCAAGAATACCCGCCAGACTATTATGGTGGCGAAGATGAAGGAGATGAAGGAGAAGAGTAATTCATAGGGTTGAATCGGCCTATAGGGTCTGGGAGGTAGATTCAAAATCAGTTGTTTTTGGAGTCCCTAAATTAAAAAAAACTTTATTAAACCGCAGTTTGAGTTTTCTCCAATTCATAGGAATTTTGGTTTGGCGAGGTAGTTCTTTGTTTCCCTGCATGTGATAAAAATTTGAAAATTGTGCTCATTTTGTGCTCAACCCCACCACTTTTCAGCATATTTAGGCCTACTCCAGCAAAAGTTTCAATAAAGCTAAACGCTCGTTGGAATTGGCCGGAATGAGTTTGAGTGGGGTAGAGAGAAGTGAATGTTTTGCCTTCCTAAACCGCGGGCCGCACGTTCAATTCGTGTCGGGGGCACCAAATTTTTTCATACTCTGCAGGTCTTTCCGCAGCACATTTTTTACGCATTTTTCTGCCTTGTCCCGCCTACATTTCCTCTCACAGTGTTGGGTCTTTTAGGTTCAAATCAAGACCTACACGGAATGTTCTAACTTATTTATTCGGACATATTATGTAACCACTTGTACATTGGAAGTGGTTCTGCCCCAGATTTCTGCTTCGGGGTGTTCATAGCCCCGCTCACTTCTTTTTAATTTTTTTCTCTCAGCCTCGTTGCAGCCATGTGTGTGAATCACGCAATTGCAAGATTCTCGACTATTATTTAATTTTCATCCGCTATTCACCGATTGATAGTTTATTGAGCGGGTTCTGAATGCAAACCAGTGTGCTGATCAAGTTGAAAGTCAACAAAGGAAGTGGATTTAAGACGTACTGTGGCCTGTTTCGTCTATGAATTTGCCCGAATGATACCGTCATGGTCTTTGTGTCGATGAAGCGGTTAGAGCTTAACTTACAGGGGTGTGTGGAGAACTTTCACGGGGAATGAGGTGAGTTATGATGCAGAGTGTGTATCGTAGGAGTGTCCAGGTCTTCTTTCTGGTAACTGGTTTGTTGACTCTAAACCTTACCGGGTTGGCTTGTGCTGATTCAAACATGGGTTCAATATCCGAAGAGGCGAAACGAGCCGAAAGTCGTGCCGAAAAACGGGCATTAATTGTGATTGATGATTACATCATTGGTCCGGAAGACATTTTGGAAATCAGTGTTTGGCGCAATCCCGATTTGTCGAGAGAAGTGATGGTTCGACCCGATGGGAAAATTTCGTTGCCACTGATTGGGGATGTGAAAGCGGTGGGGCGCTCCACCTCTGAACTTCGCGATGACATTACGCAAAAACTCAAGTCCTATAAGGAAAATCCGACAGTGGCCATTGTGGTCAAGGCGGTGAATAGCTATTACTTTTATGTGCAAGGGGCCGTCGGAAAAATTGGAAAATTGCCTTTGTTAAGCCGAACGACTCTTATCCAGGCCATTACATTGGCGGGTGGAATGGCGCCTGATGCAGTGCGGAGTCGGATTACCATTTTTCGATTGGGAATGGATAACGAGGCACCTCAGAAATTAGTGGTCAGCTACGATGATATTATTTTGCGGGGGGCTGACAATGTGGAGTTAAAGCCCGGAGATACGATTGTCGTGCCTTCTGAGACCATGGTTCTGATTCCGTAAATACTCATTTTTTAGTTTGATTGAGGGCATATGAGGAATACCTTTCCATCCATAGGCAGCAAGGTGTGTATTCTCCTGATGGGTTTTCTGACCTGTATGGGGTGTTTAAAGCCTGACGTGGTTGTTTCACCAGGCCACCCTGAAGAGGGCTTTGTATTGGGTCCGGAAGATGTCATTGAAGTGATCGTCTGGAAAAACCCCGATTTGTCGAGGCAGGTGGTGATCCGGCCGGACGGAAAAATTTCTTTAGCCTTAATCGGTGATGTGGTAGCCAGCGGGTTGACGGCTGATCAGGTCGCCAAAAAAATTGCAGAAAAATTTAAGGCAGTAAAAGAAAATCCTTCGGTGTCTGTGAATGTGATCGAAGTCAATAGTTACTATGTCTTTATTGTTGGAGAAGTGGTGAAGCCAGGGAAATTGCCATTGAAATCCTATACGACGATCCTCCAGGCCATGTCGTTAGCCGGTGGATTTACCCAATTCGCTTCCCGAAATGACATCATTGTCGTTCGCACGGAAAAAGATGAAAAGGGGCATCTCATAGAAACACGTATCCCGCTTCGATATTCCGATCTTATTTCGGAGGATGGGGGAGTGTATAACATCACTCTCCGGTCGGGGGATACAGTCATCGTCCCGTAAATCAGGAAGCCGCTTAAAAACCGGATTGGCCAGGTAGATCCTGGGATCTCGCAATAGAAAGAATATCATGGGCTCCATGTCTGGTCCTACTGCAGCGCATAACAACACCGATCCTGCACTTATTGTCCAAAAATATCTCAAAGATTTTTGGGATTTGGCGGTTCGACGGAAGTGGTTGATTCTGAGTTTTGTCATACTGGGAATAGCCATTGGTGGAACTTTGGCTTGGCTGAAAGTGGATATGTATCGCTCGGAGACAGTCATTCTCATCGAACAACAAAAAATTCCTGAAAAATATGTCTCGTCCGTGGTCGGAGGCAGTACCGCCGACCGAGTGTCTACTATGACCCAGCAGGTGTTAAGCCGAACCAGTTTGCTGAAAATCATAGAAGAATTTCACTTATACTCTGACGATATAAAAGCCCGGGGGTATGAGGGGGTGATTGAGGCATTACGAACAAACATTCTGATTGAAACGAAGGGGAGTGGTGGGCAAATCGAGGCTTTTAACATATCGTTTGCGCACCGTGATCCGAAGGTGGCCATGAAAGTGACGGAAAGGTTGGCTTCTCAATATATCGATGAAAATATCAAGATTCGCGAACAATTTATTGAAGGGGCGATGGAGTTTTTGGACCAAGAGCTTATTTCGGCGAAAGAAGCCTTAGATCAAAAAGAAAAGGCCTTGTCGGAATATAGGATGAAGTATGTCGGGGAGTTGCCTGCCCAATTGGAGGCGAATTTTAGGACGCTCGATCGATTACAACTCGAAAAAACCCGGATTCAAGATTCCATGAATTCCATCAATACCCGGTTGGATCTGTTGGAAAAAACCATTTTGGATTATGAGGCAAATCCCGGAGCGGTCGCTAAAATCCCGGGATCCCTCCTTCCGGGGAAAACGGATCCCCTGACCCAGCGTTTACATGAGCTGACCCGTGAACTGGCGAAGTTGTCGAGTGAATACAAAGAATCCTATCCGGATATCATTTCCTTGAAGAAACAAATCAAAGATGCGGAGCAGCAACTGGCGAACCGCCCCATGGTGCGTGGAGGACAACAGACTCCTTCTGATCCCTATCTGGCCGAGCTGTTGAACACCAAGAAAGAATTAAATTCTCAACTCCCTCCGTTGAAATCACAGTTGGCCGATGTTTCCAAAAACATGAAAAACCTTGAGAAGCGCCTTGAGGACACGCCTCATCATGAACAGGCATTGCTTGCCCTTGAACGGGACTACGACAATATCCAGAGGCACTATCAACGCCTGCATGAAAATCGGATTAATGCCAGGATTTCTGAAAATCTAGATAAACGACAAAAGGGAGAGCGATTTCGTATTTTAGATCCGGCCAATTTGCCGACCAAGCCGGAGGGAAAGCCTCGGGAATTAATTGCGGTGGGTGGGTTTATTGTAGGGACCGGATTAGGCTTTGGACTCGCCTTTCTTTTGGATTTGTTATGGCCGACGTTCCGACGTTCGGAGGAAGCTGAAATATCTTTAGGGCTTGCCACCCTGGCCACCATACCCAGTTTTAAAATGGCTTACGGGAAATCGATGAAGATGGTGGCAAGTGAATTGGAAGCTCAGAATGGCTCCAATGGGAAGCACCTTGCATTGTCTCAGTGCGTCGATTCCCTGTTGAAAGGGAATGGTTCTGACACGGAAAAGGAGGAAACCGAAAGTGGGGCCTCTGGACACCGCCACAAAACCTTTCAGGAGGCGTTTCTCCCTCAGTTGAATTTAGTGACCAAATGGCGTCCTCAATCCATTGTGGCTGAGCAGTACCGGGTGGCCGCGACTCGGCTGGATCTTCTGGATCCCGGTGCTTCCAACCAGGTGGTGTTAATTACGAGTGCCATGAAGGGAGAGGGAAAAACCAGCACATCTGCGAATATCGCCTATACTCTGGCAAGGGATTTGAATGAGCCGACCCTCATCATTGATTGTGACTTTAAATGTCCGAATTTGCACAGGGTTCTAGGTTTAAATCAGGCGCCAGGTGTTGCAGAATATTTTTCCGGGACTAATCGGTTGTTGGAACCCTGTCTGCAAAAAATTCCTGATCTGCCGTTGTGGTGCATGACGGTGGGGGATGTTGGTCGGTATCCTGTTCCGCTTGCCAAGTTGCAAAATCTCTCTTCTATGTTAGAGATGATGACATCACGTTACCGGTTTATTATTCTCGACGCCCCACCCGTGTTGCCATTGGCGGATGTGAATGTCTTAAGCGGATTGGCTCAAGTCGTGTTGATGGTTGTTCGGTCCGGGGTCACCCCAAAGGATGCGGTGCAAAAAGCTGCTGAAATGATTCATCATGCAGGCCCCACAAGACTCGTGTTGACCGATGCTTGGACGCAAGGTGTGCCTTACTATGTGCGGCAAAGTTACATTATTCCTTATTCCTTGGGTAGCAAGGGGTAGAGATAGATTGTGGGGAAGTAAAATTTCCACGATGGGTCGTAGGCTGAATGTGAGAGATCCGGTGTGCGACGGGTGATTTTTATTTTGACTTCATTCGGATTGCCTGCTTAGTCGTCTTCCAGTCTGTTGTTGGAGACGTTGAGGCATGTGCTAGGGCATGAGGCTGCTTAAATACCTACCACCGGGTGTGAGACAAAGCAGGGAGGCTCAATCCAATATCCAACCAGGGCTTGACCGAGTATATTGAATGTGATGCTGATGAGGTGGACTCGCCTCGGATTGCTAAGGCTTTTTATGCGAAGTCAATGGAGGACGTATTTTTTTACATTGGCCCCAAAGCGGTGGCCCAAAAAACGTGTTCTCATTGTAGGGGATGGGGTTTTGGCCCAAGCCCTTGCGCGTGTCTTAGTGTTCGATCGATCCTACCGGTATGACGTCAAAGGGTTTTTGTCGAATAATCCTGCCTTGGTCGGAACTTCATTGGTCAATCCCATGGTTCTTGGGACGACCGAGCAGTTGTTTGAAGTCGTTGAAAAATGTGAAATAGAGACGGTTGCGGTCTGTGTAGAGGATCGTCGGGGAGGCTTGCCCCTGGATTCTCTTCTGGATGTAAAATCCATGGGCCTGGAGGTGATTGATGGACACCGCCTGTATGAAACTGAGTGTGGTCGCCTGTCGATTGATGAGCTCAAGCCCAGCTTTCTCATTTTTTCGTCAGGGTTCAGAAGAAAACCAATCGTTATGTTTCTTAAGCGTGTGGGGGATGTCCTCGGCGCGTTTCTGGGCCTGATTGCGTTAGCCCCCTTATTTGGTTTAATAGCCTTATTGGTAAAATCAGACTCTCCTGGACCGATCTTTTATCGCCAGACTCGAGTGGGACATCATGGGTATCCCTATGTCCTGTTGAAATTTCGTTCGATGCGAAATGATGCGGAGGCCCAAGGGATTCAGTGGGCGAGCCTGGGAGATGTGCGCGTGACGAAAACGGGGGCCTGGCTTCGAAAGCTTCGGTTGGATGAATTACCCCAATTGATTAATGTTTTAAAAGGGGATATGAGCTTGGTCGGCCCTCGACCTGAGCGTCCACATTTTGTGCAGGAACTGCGCAAATCCATTCCCTATTATGACCTTCGACACACCGTTCGCCCAGGAATCTCAGGCTGGGCGCAGATCTGTTTCCAGTATGCGGGGTCGCTGGAGGATTCGCATGTTAAATTGCAATATGATCTCTATTATGTCAAAAATCTCTCGTTATGTTTGGACCTACGAATCCTGATG
The sequence above is a segment of the Nitrospira sp. MA-1 genome. Coding sequences within it:
- a CDS encoding polysaccharide biosynthesis/export family protein translates to MMQSVYRRSVQVFFLVTGLLTLNLTGLACADSNMGSISEEAKRAESRAEKRALIVIDDYIIGPEDILEISVWRNPDLSREVMVRPDGKISLPLIGDVKAVGRSTSELRDDITQKLKSYKENPTVAIVVKAVNSYYFYVQGAVGKIGKLPLLSRTTLIQAITLAGGMAPDAVRSRITIFRLGMDNEAPQKLVVSYDDIILRGADNVELKPGDTIVVPSETMVLIP
- a CDS encoding polysaccharide biosynthesis/export family protein translates to MRNTFPSIGSKVCILLMGFLTCMGCLKPDVVVSPGHPEEGFVLGPEDVIEVIVWKNPDLSRQVVIRPDGKISLALIGDVVASGLTADQVAKKIAEKFKAVKENPSVSVNVIEVNSYYVFIVGEVVKPGKLPLKSYTTILQAMSLAGGFTQFASRNDIIVVRTEKDEKGHLIETRIPLRYSDLISEDGGVYNITLRSGDTVIVP
- a CDS encoding TIGR03013 family PEP-CTERM/XrtA system glycosyltransferase; this translates as MRWTRLGLLRLFMRSQWRTYFFTLAPKRWPKKRVLIVGDGVLAQALARVLVFDRSYRYDVKGFLSNNPALVGTSLVNPMVLGTTEQLFEVVEKCEIETVAVCVEDRRGGLPLDSLLDVKSMGLEVIDGHRLYETECGRLSIDELKPSFLIFSSGFRRKPIVMFLKRVGDVLGAFLGLIALAPLFGLIALLVKSDSPGPIFYRQTRVGHHGYPYVLLKFRSMRNDAEAQGIQWASLGDVRVTKTGAWLRKLRLDELPQLINVLKGDMSLVGPRPERPHFVQELRKSIPYYDLRHTVRPGISGWAQICFQYAGSLEDSHVKLQYDLYYVKNLSLCLDLRILMRTIGVMFTGEGAR